Proteins encoded within one genomic window of Triticum aestivum cultivar Chinese Spring chromosome 2D, IWGSC CS RefSeq v2.1, whole genome shotgun sequence:
- the LOC123051305 gene encoding hydroquinone glucosyltransferase-like, with translation MAAATTGATDPSPIVQTRPASTADEPRPLPCVVLLASPGMGHLIPLAELARRLAVDHGFAATIVTLTNLSDAAADAAVLSSMPASVSTAVLPAVALDDLPPGVGFGTLMFELLRRSLPHLHELMGSVAGPGPAAALVCDFFGTAALPLAADLGVPGYVFFPNSFTLVSVMRRLAELHDGAAPGEYRDLPDTLRLPGCVPLRHAELPDGFRDRTDPVYAYLVEEARRYARADGFLVNSFEELEPAVAEAFDRDAADGAFPPVYPVGPFVRSSSSNKEADELDCLGWLDRQPAGSVVYVSFGSGGALSVGQTAELATGLETSGHRFLWVVRMPSHDGNNNALGADGSDDRSQDDPLAWLPEGFLERTKSRGLAVAGWAPQVRVLAHPATAGFMSHCGWNSTLESLASDVPMITWPLYAEQKMNAAILTELTGVALRPAVSREDGFVANDEVAAAVRELMEGEKGRAVRQQARRLQEVAARARSPEGPSWRALAKVAGKWKAGLRNGD, from the coding sequence ATGGCGGCGGCGACCACCGGTGCAACTGATCCGTCACCGATCGTGCAGACAAGGCCAGCGAGCACGGCGGATGAGCCACGGCCCCTGCCGTGCGTCGTCCTGCTAGCCAGCCCCGGGATGGGCCACCTCATCCCCCTGGCCGAGCTCGCGCGGCGGCTCGCGGTTGACCACGGCTTCGCCGCCACGATCGTCACGCTCACCAACCTCTCCGACGCGGCCGCCGACGCCGCCGTGCTCTCCTCCATGCCGGCGTCGGTCTCGACCGCCGTGCTCCCCGCCGTCGCGCTGGACGACCTCCCGCCGGGCGTCGGCTTCGGCACCCTCATGTTCGAGCTCCTCCGCCGCTCGCTCCCGCACCTCCACGAGCTCATGGGCTCGGTGGCCGgccccggccccgccgccgcgctcgtGTGCGATTTCTTCGGCACCGCCGCGCTCCCTCTCGCCGCGGACCTCGGCGTCCCGGGGTACGTCTTCTTCCCCAACAGCTTCACCTTGGTCTCCGTCATGCGGCGCCTCGCGGAGCTCCACGACGGCGCCGCCCCCGGCGAGTACCGCGACCTCCCGGACACGCTCCGGCTCCCGGGCTGCGTGCCGCTGCGCCACGCCGAGCTGCCCGACGGGTTCCGCGACCGGACCGACCCTGTCTACGCCTACCTCGTCGAGGAGGCGCGGCGGTACGCCCGCGCCGACGGCTTCCTGGTCAACAGCTTCGAGGAGCTGGAGCCCGCCGTCGCGGAGGCGTTCGATCGGGACGCCGCGGACGGCGCGTTCCCGCCGGTGTACCCCGTGGGGCCGTTCGTCCGGTCAAGCAGCTCCAACAAAGAAGCCGACGAGCTGGACTGCCTGGGGTGGCTCGACCGGCAGCCGGCGGGGTCGGTGGTGTACGTCTCCTTCGGCAGCGGCGGCGCGCTGTCGGTCGGGCAGACGGCCGAGCTCGCCACTGGCCTGGAGACGAGCGGCCACCGGTTCCTCTGGGTGGTGCGCATGCCAAGCCATGACGGAAACAACAACGCCTTGGGGGCCGATGGTAGCGACGACCGGAGCCAGGACGACCCGCTGGCATGGCTTCCGGAGGGCTTCCTGGAGAGGACGAAGAGCAGGGGCCTCGCCGTGGCCGGGTGGGCGCCGCAGGTGCGCGTGCTGGCGCACCCGGCGACGGCGGGGTTCATGTCGCACTGTGGGTGGAACTCCACGCTGGAGAGCCTGGCCTCCGACGTGCCGATGATCACCTGGCCGCTGTACGCCGAGCAGAAGATGAACGCGGCCATCCTGACGGAGCTGACAGGGGTGGCGCTGCGGCCTGCGGTGAGCCGAGAGGACGGCTTCGTGGCGAACGATGAGGTCGCGGCGGCCGTCAGGGAGCTCATGGAAGGGGAGAAGGGAAGGGCGGTGCGCCAGCAAGCCAGGCGGCTTCAGGAGGTAGCGGCACGGGCGCGTTCGCCGGAGGGGCCGTCGTGGCGGGCGCTGGCGAAGGTCGCCGGCAAGTGGAAGGCCGGGCTTCGCAACGGGGATTGA